Proteins from a genomic interval of Danio rerio strain Tuebingen ecotype United States chromosome 4, GRCz12tu, whole genome shotgun sequence:
- the LOC137491456 gene encoding uncharacterized protein, with protein sequence MWMSEKKMRASVTSVRITLLLIRRLLSPSSSTLRSGSSTAVTSSVASLPVSTCPALVPDPPAQPEEPISPVPLEPEEAMEDDDEDNDDDDDDDGDEETAVDYQNIPEFQHVGRLAEYLVELRTHKSLSLTNQEAKEIIGLWQSLHDQDKKRVVYAARHQKRLLSGRFKTPKKPTHTPGVESTTRCVLGASSAPALWPDCCRLVETIFIRLCTIHPSPKRNWQGNPFKMVSDPARLPQD encoded by the exons ATGTGGATGAGCGAGAAGAAGATGAGGGCTTCTGTGACATCAGTGAGGAtcacactattgttgatccggagGCTGCTGTCACCatcctcctccacattgagatcgGGTTCCTCCACTGCAGTCACCAGCAGTGTCGCTTCTTTGCCAGTCTCCACATGCCCTGCACTGGTCCCTGACCCACCTGCGCAGCCTGAAGAACCAATTTCACCTGTGCCCTTAGAGCCAGAAGAGGCTATGGAAGATGATGACGAAGAcaatgatgatgacgacgatgatgatggtgatgaagagacT GCTGTTGACTACCAAAATATTCCGGAATTCCAGCATGTGGGCAGGctggctgaatatctggttgaGCTTCGGACCCACAAAAGCCTCAGCCTCACCAACCAGGAGGCCAAGGAGATCATTGGTCTTTGGCAAAGCCTGCATGACCAAGACAAGAAGCGGGTGGTGTATGCAGCTCGACACCAGAAGCGACTGCTGAGTGGGCGATTTAAAACACCCAAGAAGCCCACTCACACCCCTGGCGTGGAGAGCACTACCAGATGTGTGCTGGGTGCAAGCAGTGCTCCTGCTCTTTGGCCTGACTGTTGCCGTCTTGTGGAGACCATCTTTATTAGGCTTTGTACCATCCACCCTAGTCCCAAGCGAAATTGGCAAGGGAACCCTTTCAAGATGGTCTCTGATCCTGCAAGACTACCGCAGGATTAG